Proteins encoded in a region of the Cardiocondyla obscurior isolate alpha-2009 linkage group LG18, Cobs3.1, whole genome shotgun sequence genome:
- the LOC139109771 gene encoding transcription cofactor vestigial-like protein 4 isoform X3, translated as MELPCKRRHLWQPWLNVGSLRLPKKSEEERPKVTNLHRKPSSAWRKERRRDPIQSEALDMSAGRTNHHSRPSVIVPAAPQVGIEDTTEMPATTSTVASGGKRTGMRKAGGVSDPAIDEHFKRSLGPKKYAAVFNATNADKEAGLSVDDHFAKALGETWTRLQANNQNKDST; from the exons ATGGAGCTCCCGTGTAAGAGAAGACACCTCTGGCAGCCGTGGCTTAACGTCGGTAGCCTCCGACTTCCTAAAAAATCGGAAg AAGAGAGGCCGAAGGTGACAAATCTGCATCGTAAGCCGAGCAGCGCGTGGCGCAAGGAGCGTAGGAGAGATCCAATTCAGAGTGAGGCGTTAGACATGTCAGCGGGAAGAACGAACCATCATAGCAGACCAAGCGTAATCGTTCCTGCCGCCCCGCAAGTTG gtATCGAAGATACCACTGAGATGCCGGCGACGACGTCCACCGTGGCTTCGGGTGGAAAGAGGACCGGTATGAGGAAGGCGGGTGGTGTCAGCGATCCAGCGATCGACGAGCACTTCAAACGATCTCTGGGTCCGAAGAAATATGCGGCTGTCTTCAACGCCACCAATGCGGACAAGGAAGCTGGCCTGAGTG TTGACGATCATTTCGCAAAAGCGCTCGGTGAGACCTGGACAAGGCTTCAGGCAAACAATCAAAACAAGGATTCCACCTAA
- the LOC139109771 gene encoding transcription cofactor vestigial-like protein 4 isoform X2, with product MNLAGRAPDFATWKRRRDKDDVSLPQERRRSQRREGKRGPTKRSEGTREFREGATCEEEANKGGGRKGKDNSNERNEKKKEDMSAVESALDVLSRAATMLQEERPKVTNLHRKPSSAWRKERRRDPIQSEALDMSAGRTNHHSRPSVIVPAAPQVGIEDTTEMPATTSTVASGGKRTGMRKAGGVSDPAIDEHFKRSLGPKKYAAVFNATNADKEAGLSVDDHFAKALGETWTRLQANNQNKDST from the exons ATGAATCTCGCTGGAAG AGCGCCTGATTTTGCGACGTGGAAGCGCAGACGGGACAAGGACGACGTATCCTTGCCGCAAGAACGACGCAGGAGTCAGCGACGTGAGGGGAAACGAGGGCCCACGAAACGGTCCGAGGGTACGCGCGAATTCCGCGAGGGTGCCACTTGCGAGGAGGAGGCAAATAAAGGAGGAggcagaaaaggaaaagacAATTCGAACGAAcggaacgaaaaaaaaaaggaagacaTGTCCGCCGTCGAGAGCGCCTTGGACGTCCTCTCCAGAGCGGCGACAATGTTGCAAG AAGAGAGGCCGAAGGTGACAAATCTGCATCGTAAGCCGAGCAGCGCGTGGCGCAAGGAGCGTAGGAGAGATCCAATTCAGAGTGAGGCGTTAGACATGTCAGCGGGAAGAACGAACCATCATAGCAGACCAAGCGTAATCGTTCCTGCCGCCCCGCAAGTTG gtATCGAAGATACCACTGAGATGCCGGCGACGACGTCCACCGTGGCTTCGGGTGGAAAGAGGACCGGTATGAGGAAGGCGGGTGGTGTCAGCGATCCAGCGATCGACGAGCACTTCAAACGATCTCTGGGTCCGAAGAAATATGCGGCTGTCTTCAACGCCACCAATGCGGACAAGGAAGCTGGCCTGAGTG TTGACGATCATTTCGCAAAAGCGCTCGGTGAGACCTGGACAAGGCTTCAGGCAAACAATCAAAACAAGGATTCCACCTAA
- the LOC139109771 gene encoding uncharacterized protein isoform X1 encodes MRRGREGRARRGRGRIAEACLSCQTGCAARARPPARIPSDFRGFQWERAAGRDTTRRRRECRRRERRSPQRSRVTAVDGARSAYLPAGAAASRRHRESCGAPDFATWKRRRDKDDVSLPQERRRSQRREGKRGPTKRSEGTREFREGATCEEEANKGGGRKGKDNSNERNEKKKEDMSAVESALDVLSRAATMLQEERPKVTNLHRKPSSAWRKERRRDPIQSEALDMSAGRTNHHSRPSVIVPAAPQVGIEDTTEMPATTSTVASGGKRTGMRKAGGVSDPAIDEHFKRSLGPKKYAAVFNATNADKEAGLSVDDHFAKALGETWTRLQANNQNKDST; translated from the exons ATGAGGCGCGGGCGGGAGGGACGAGCGAGGCGGGGACGAGGACGAATAGCCGAGGCCTGCCTGTCGTGTCAAACGGGCTGTGCCGCGCGCGCACGTCCACCCGCCCGCATACCGTCCGATTTTCGTGGCTTTCAATGGGAACGAGCTGCCGGCCGCGACACGACGCGTCGACGACGTGAGTGCCGGAGGCGCGAGCGACGATCGCCGCAACGAAGTCGGGTGACAGCCGTCGACGGCGCGAGGTCTGCCTATCTTCCCGCAGGTGCGGCGGCATCGCGGCGACATCGGGAGAGCTGTGG AGCGCCTGATTTTGCGACGTGGAAGCGCAGACGGGACAAGGACGACGTATCCTTGCCGCAAGAACGACGCAGGAGTCAGCGACGTGAGGGGAAACGAGGGCCCACGAAACGGTCCGAGGGTACGCGCGAATTCCGCGAGGGTGCCACTTGCGAGGAGGAGGCAAATAAAGGAGGAggcagaaaaggaaaagacAATTCGAACGAAcggaacgaaaaaaaaaaggaagacaTGTCCGCCGTCGAGAGCGCCTTGGACGTCCTCTCCAGAGCGGCGACAATGTTGCAAG AAGAGAGGCCGAAGGTGACAAATCTGCATCGTAAGCCGAGCAGCGCGTGGCGCAAGGAGCGTAGGAGAGATCCAATTCAGAGTGAGGCGTTAGACATGTCAGCGGGAAGAACGAACCATCATAGCAGACCAAGCGTAATCGTTCCTGCCGCCCCGCAAGTTG gtATCGAAGATACCACTGAGATGCCGGCGACGACGTCCACCGTGGCTTCGGGTGGAAAGAGGACCGGTATGAGGAAGGCGGGTGGTGTCAGCGATCCAGCGATCGACGAGCACTTCAAACGATCTCTGGGTCCGAAGAAATATGCGGCTGTCTTCAACGCCACCAATGCGGACAAGGAAGCTGGCCTGAGTG TTGACGATCATTTCGCAAAAGCGCTCGGTGAGACCTGGACAAGGCTTCAGGCAAACAATCAAAACAAGGATTCCACCTAA
- the LOC139109774 gene encoding zinc finger Ran-binding domain-containing protein 2, whose translation MARYSSDSDSDHSSRYRKKRNRKSRSSSSDSSDSSSHRRRSSKHSKTKRKHRSHSRSRGRDRNSKNHKGSRSSHSRDRDKRRYRSRTGRSHSSDRTRRKARSTSREKSRSPSSSSQSNQLKVNTEKIQILTTKDDFPIEPRFKEGVLEEINAEGFVPKQFISSATKESKFKNIVIDISSDTIQIPPVSNVSSGSESIFHTSIMMDQEARFDKWVKKLYTLRQKAVADMVHTNVT comes from the exons ATGGCGAGATATTCCAGTGATTCGGACTCGGATCACAGTAGCAGATATAGGAAAAAACGGAATCGGAAATCAAG GTCTAGCAGTTCCGACAGCAGTGATTCTTCATCGCATCGACGAAGATCGTCAAAACACTCGAAAACAAAGCGCAAGCATCGTTCACATTCGAGAAGTCGAGGAAGAGATCGGAATTCGAAGAATCATAAAGGATCTAGGAGCAGTCACTCAAGAGATCGAGATAAAAGACGTTACCGTTCTAGAACAGGCAGGTCACACTCCTCAGATCGTACAAGAAGAAAGGCCAGATCAACATCTAGAGAAAAATCTCGAAGTCCCAGCAGCAGTTCGCAATCAAATCAATTAAAAGTTAACACAGAAAAAATCCAAATTTTAACAACGAAAG atgattTTCCTATAGAGCCACGTTTTAAAGAAGGTGTACTTGAAGAAATAAACGCAGAAGGTTTTGTTCCCAAACAGTTTATTTCATCTGCtacaaaagaaagtaaatttaaaaatattgttatagaTATTAGCTCAGACACCATACAGATTCCACCTGTGTCTAATGTTTCCAGTGGTTCAGAAAGTATATTTCACACATCA ATTATGATGGATCAAGAAGCAAGATTTGATAAATGGGTAAAAAAACTCTACACTTTGCGACAGAAAGCTGTAGCTGACATGGTACATACAAATGTTACTTGA
- the LOC139109771 gene encoding transcription cofactor vestigial-like protein 4 isoform X4 — MSAVESALDVLSRAATMLQEERPKVTNLHRKPSSAWRKERRRDPIQSEALDMSAGRTNHHSRPSVIVPAAPQVGIEDTTEMPATTSTVASGGKRTGMRKAGGVSDPAIDEHFKRSLGPKKYAAVFNATNADKEAGLSVDDHFAKALGETWTRLQANNQNKDST; from the exons aTGTCCGCCGTCGAGAGCGCCTTGGACGTCCTCTCCAGAGCGGCGACAATGTTGCAAG AAGAGAGGCCGAAGGTGACAAATCTGCATCGTAAGCCGAGCAGCGCGTGGCGCAAGGAGCGTAGGAGAGATCCAATTCAGAGTGAGGCGTTAGACATGTCAGCGGGAAGAACGAACCATCATAGCAGACCAAGCGTAATCGTTCCTGCCGCCCCGCAAGTTG gtATCGAAGATACCACTGAGATGCCGGCGACGACGTCCACCGTGGCTTCGGGTGGAAAGAGGACCGGTATGAGGAAGGCGGGTGGTGTCAGCGATCCAGCGATCGACGAGCACTTCAAACGATCTCTGGGTCCGAAGAAATATGCGGCTGTCTTCAACGCCACCAATGCGGACAAGGAAGCTGGCCTGAGTG TTGACGATCATTTCGCAAAAGCGCTCGGTGAGACCTGGACAAGGCTTCAGGCAAACAATCAAAACAAGGATTCCACCTAA
- the LOC139109773 gene encoding integral membrane protein 2C yields MTVITKAITEKKADKMEQPLFVEEKAAEDAKADPEAGRPKVDSIPVSRFFISRRSIHHIHMTATFLLFLLALLILLIGMVGGLYIYKQYARTQMRRFRTGWYSIPYDNTNKASYGNNAVHQGLLGDSDLFAKSLRAMEQNALDIARDIDHDINSFFKERFEIDLENEHYEKIDVPDFRGGRQGRFIHDFNINKTGIIDIDGQSCFVMPLNRQRVLPPRNMYDLLKKMLDGYYEVDTAVVRETMKVITPPITDMSLVGTYIARECQDLPTYILQKVNSTSVVKRSASQSGVFGQFAGNSIMEVDIVNLDDFE; encoded by the exons ATGACGGTAATCACGAAAGCGATCACCGAGAAGAAGGCCGACAAAATGGAGCAGCCATTGTTTGTGGAGGAAAAAGCGGCG GAGGATGCAAAAGCTGATCCTGAGGCGGGACGTCCAAAAGTTGATTCAATTCCAGTCAGCCGTTTTTTCATCTCGAGAAGAAGCATTCATCACATACATATGACAGCAACATTTTTGCTCTTTCTTCTAGCATTGCTTATACTACTTATCGGCATGGTCGGTGGGCTGTATATTTATAAGCAATATGCGAGAACTCAGATGCGTAGATTCCGTACTGGCTGGTACAGCATTCCATATGACAACACGAATAAGGCGTCCTATGGCAATAACGCAGTACATCAGGGATTGTTAGGTGACTCCGACTTGTTTGCCAAGAGTCTCAGAGCTATGGAACAGAATGCGTTAGATATCGCAAGAGACATAGATCATGACATTAACAGTTTCTTCAAAGAGAGATTTGAGATTGATCTTGAGAACGAGCACTACGAGAAGATCGACGTGCCTGATTTCCGTGGTGGTCGACAAGGTCGTTTCATAcacgattttaatatt aATAAAACAGGTATCATAGATATTGACGGTCAATCTTGCTTTGTCATGCCACTGAATCGTCAGCGTGTACTGCCACCTCGTAACATGTACGATCTCCTTAAAAAAATGTTGGATG GTTACTATGAGGTGGACACTGCAGTTGTACGTGAAACCATGAAAGTAATTACACCGCCAATTACTGATATGTCACTCGTCGGTACATACATAGCGCGTGAATGCCAAGACTTGCCTACCTATATACTGCAGAAAGTGAATTCTACCAGTG ttGTGAAACGCAGTGCATCACAAAGCGGAGTGTTCGGGCAGTTTGCCGGTAATAGTATTATGGAAGTCGATATCGTAAATTTAGACGACTTCGAATGA